TTGAAAAGGAGCCGGGAATATTTGTTGCGAAGGTAAACGAAGCAATGTGTAAAGGTTGCGGAACCTGTGTCCCTGCCTGTCCAACCGGTGCAATCGATTTGAGGCATTTTAAGTCTGACCAGATAAATGCACAACTGGAAGCATTATTTAAATGAATTTTGAACCAAAGATTGTTGCCTTCTGCTGTAACTGGTGTTCATACCCTGCTGCAGATGGCGCAGGTGTGGCAAGATTGCAGTATCCACCCAATATCAGGATTGTGCGGGTGATGTGTGGAGGCAGGGTTACACCTGGGATGGTGTTAAAGGCATTTGAACTCGGTGCTGATGGCGTGCTCGTAGCAACCTGCCATTTTGAGGATTGTCATTATATGTTTGGGGCACGCAAGGCTGCGGATGTGCATAAAATAACAGAAAAACTTGTGGCAATGCTTGGTATTGAACCCGAAAGGCTAAAACTTGACTGGATTTCTTCAGCCGAGGCGACAAAGTTCGCCAAGGTGGCAACAGAGTTTACCGAGACAATAAGAAAATTGGGTCCCAGTCAAGTGACAAAGGATTCTGCACTTGACAGGGTCTGATTTCTGAATATGATAACCTGTCTCATATGAGATACCAAAATAGCACAAATCTGGTATCCTACAGGATACAAGTATGAAAAAAGAGATAATTAAAAAAATTATTGAAGAATTTTCAGAATATCAATTACCGAAGATAGTAGAAAGACAGATAATTAAGATTAATCTTGATGTGAATAAGATTATCACCATTGGTGGTTCAAGGCGGGTCGGTAAGACATTTTACATTTTTTCAATTATCAAAAAACTATTAGCAGAGGGTATTAAGAGGGAGCGCATACTCTATATAAATTTTGAAGATGAGCGGCTTTTGCCTTTCTCACCTCATGATTTTGATATTCTTCTTGAAGCATTTTATGAATTATACCCTGAAACCAGAAACACCATTACATACTTTTTCTTTGATGAAATCCAGGAAATCACTATGTGGGAGAAATTTGTTCGCCGATTGTATGATACTCAAAGAGCGAAGATTGTAATTACTGGTTCAAGTTCTAAAGTAACAAGCAAAGAGATTGCCAGTTCTTTGCGGGGCCGTTCAATTACTTATGAACTATTTCCGTTTTCTTTTAATGAAATACTTTCAGCAAATGGAATTGTCTGCGATATTCGCACGCTGTATTCGAGCCGGAGATTTCTGGTTAAGAAATTGTTTGAAGAATATTTGAAATTTGGTGGTTATCCCGAGATTGTTCTAAATAAAGAGCATAATATAAGATTAAGAATTTTGAATGAATATCTTAGCACGATTATTATCAAAGATTTGATTGAAAAATACAAAATTCGGAGTATGAGTACTCTCAAAGGACTGATAAAATTTCTCATTTCTAATGTTTCCCGATATTTCTCTATTAACAGTTTTTACAAATTTATAAAACAGACAACCCCAATAACCAAGAGGACTCTTATAAATTACATCCATTACCTTGAATCTATAAATTTATTCTTTTTCGTAAACAAATTTTCGCCATCGTTGAAAGTTCAGAGCGTGAATCCCAAAAAGTTATATTGTATTGATACTGGATTTTTAACAGCAACTGGTTTTTATGCGACGGCAGATATTGGATGGCGATTGGAAAACATTGTTTATCTAACCTTGAAGCAAAGGCAAATTGTAAATCCATTAATGGAGATTTATTATTGGCGAGATAATAGCAAAGAAGTAGACTTTTTAATAAAAGAAGGAAATAGAATTAAATCCCTTATTCAGGTTTCATACGATATAGAAAAAAGGGAGACAAGAGAGCGAGAAATACAGGGTCTTATCAGTGCGATGGAGAAGTTTAATCTGCCCCGCGGTATAATAATTACCTATGATTATTCAGGCGAGGAAAAAATTGGGAAGAGAAAGATATTTTTCATCCCCATTATTCAGTGGTTGATTTCATTATGAATATTGCTGAAGTAATAAAACATTCCCGTGCCCTTTTATGCCTTGAGTGTGGTAAGTGCACCGGAATCTGTCCCGTCTCAAGATTTAATCATAATTATTCACCAAGGATTCTGCTCAATCGAGCATTGCGGGGTTTAAATAGTGATTTATTAAAGGATAAAAATATCTGGAGTTGCCTTACCTGTCAGTTATGTGATGAGACCTGTCCAGCCGGAATAAAATACATCGAACTCACCCAGGCAATAAGGCTTGAGGCGAATAAACTTGGTGAAGAGGCATTATGTTCACACGGTGGTGCTGCACAGTCATTGATGAGGATAATGTCATCAC
This window of the candidate division WOR-3 bacterium genome carries:
- a CDS encoding hydrogenase iron-sulfur subunit; translation: MNFEPKIVAFCCNWCSYPAADGAGVARLQYPPNIRIVRVMCGGRVTPGMVLKAFELGADGVLVATCHFEDCHYMFGARKAADVHKITEKLVAMLGIEPERLKLDWISSAEATKFAKVATEFTETIRKLGPSQVTKDSALDRV
- a CDS encoding ATP-binding protein — protein: MKKEIIKKIIEEFSEYQLPKIVERQIIKINLDVNKIITIGGSRRVGKTFYIFSIIKKLLAEGIKRERILYINFEDERLLPFSPHDFDILLEAFYELYPETRNTITYFFFDEIQEITMWEKFVRRLYDTQRAKIVITGSSSKVTSKEIASSLRGRSITYELFPFSFNEILSANGIVCDIRTLYSSRRFLVKKLFEEYLKFGGYPEIVLNKEHNIRLRILNEYLSTIIIKDLIEKYKIRSMSTLKGLIKFLISNVSRYFSINSFYKFIKQTTPITKRTLINYIHYLESINLFFFVNKFSPSLKVQSVNPKKLYCIDTGFLTATGFYATADIGWRLENIVYLTLKQRQIVNPLMEIYYWRDNSKEVDFLIKEGNRIKSLIQVSYDIEKRETREREIQGLISAMEKFNLPRGIIITYDYSGEEKIGKRKIFFIPIIQWLISL